One genomic segment of Coffea eugenioides isolate CCC68of unplaced genomic scaffold, Ceug_1.0 ScVebR1_449;HRSCAF=1128, whole genome shotgun sequence includes these proteins:
- the LOC113758281 gene encoding protein SCARECROW 1-like: MSVLEIQGGEDDEFLSLRLTSATDSCSQKIKHKRKRREADLVRWDLNESSEGKIFSLLEMREQMFNQKKDGGVEDGKGLHLIHSLLISASSVDENDIESAVDNLCDLYQNVCLSGDSLQRVAAYFADGLVARLLTRKSPFYDMIMKTPTPEEEFLAFTEFYKVSPFYQFAHFTANQSIIETFEKEEPNNSRVLHVIDFDISYGFQWPSLIQSLSEIATANKRVSLKITGFGRSMEELQETETRLVSFAKSFRSLNFEFQGLLRGSMLGSLRRKKSETVVVNLVLHLNTLNNVSKISETLKCVNLINPSIVVMVEHEGSRTPQNFLSRFMESLHYFAAMFDSLDDCLPVDSANRLSIEKNHLGKEIKSVMNYDKDHVNISPRYERMETWKGRMESHGFSGAKLSSRSLIQAKLLLKIRSHCSPIQFDGGNGGFRIFEKADGKAISLGWQDRCLITASAWHCVQ; the protein is encoded by the coding sequence ATGTCTGTTCTTGAAATTCAAGGTGGAGAAGATGATGAGTTTTTGAGTCTGAGACTTACAAGTGCGACGGATTCATGTAGCCAAAAGATCAAGCACAAAAGGAAGAGAAGAGAAGCTGATTTAGTGCGCTGGGATTTGAATGAAAGCAGTGAAGGCAAAATTTTTAGCCTTCTTGAAATGAGAGAACAGATGTTCAACCAAAAGAAAGATGGAGGGGTTGAAGACGGCAAAGGCCTGCATCTGATTCACTCTTTGCTTATATCTGCAAGTTCAGTTGATGAGAATGACATCGAATCAGCTGTAGACAACCTATGTGATTTGTACCAGAACGTGTGCCTCTCTGGAGATTCCCTCCAAAGGGTTGCTGCTTATTTTGCTGATGGATTGGTTGCAAGGCTTCTCACTCGAAAATCGCCTTTCTACGACATGATAATGAAGACTCCAACACCTGAAGAAGAATTCTTAGCTTTCACAGAATTTTATAAGGTATCCCCGTTTTATCAGTTTGCTCATTTCACGGCTAACCAATCTATCATTGAAACCTTTGAGAAAGAAGAACCAAACAACAGTCGGGTGTTGCATGTCATTGATTTTGACATATCTTACGGATTCCAGTGGCCTTCTCTTATACAATCTCTTTCAGAGATTGCAACGGCTAACAAACGAGTATCGTTGAAAATCACTGGCTTTGGAAGAAGCATGGAGGAACTACAAGAAACTGAAACAAGGCTAGTCAGCTTTGCTAAGAGTTTTCGTAGCTTGAATTTTGAATTCCAAGGATTGTTGAGAGGATCCATGCTGGGAAGTTTAAGGAGAAAGAAAAGTGAAACTGTCGTGGTAAACTTAGTTTTGCATCTGAATACTCTAAACAATGTCTCCAAAATATCTGAAACATTGAAATGTGTAAATTTGATTAATCCTTCTATTGTGGTAATGGTGGAGCATGAAGGGAGTCGAACCCCTCAAAATTTCTTGTCGCGGTTCATGGAATCCTTGCATTATTTTGCGGCCATGTTTGATTCATTGGATGATTGCCTACCAGTTGATAGTGCTAACAGATTGAGCATTGAGAAGAATCACCTTGGGAAAGAGATTAAAAGTGTAATGAACTATGATAAGGATCATGTGAACATTAGTCCAAGATATGAGAGGATGGAAACTTGGAAGGGGAGAATGGAGAGTCATGGATTTAGTGGAGCTAAATTGAGTTCCAGGTCTCTGATTCAAGCAAAATTACTTCTGAAAATCAGAAGCCACTGTTCTCCAATCCAATTTGATGGTGGAAATGGTGGATTCCGAATTTTTGAAAAGGCTGATGGTAAAGCTATTTCTCTAGGTTGGCAAGATAGGTGCTTGATAACAGCCTCTGCATGGCACTGTGTACAATAG